The following DNA comes from Streptomyces sp. Ag109_O5-10.
CCCCCGTCGCCCGCCGTCGTGCCGTTGTTGGTGCCGCCCCCGTCGCCCGCCGTCGTCCCGGTACTGGTGCCGTCGGTCGTGGTCCCGGTCGAGGTGCCGGCGTCCGTTCCCGAGGTGGTCGTGCCGGAATTGGTTCCGGAGGTCGTCGTACCGGACGTGGTCGAGCCGTCGGTGGTGGCACCGCCGGTCGTGCCGCCGTCGGTGGTGCCGGCGGTCGTGGAGCCGTCCGTCGTGCCGCCGTTGTCCTGGCCTCCGTCGGTGGTGCCGCCGTTGTCCTGGTTCCCGCCGGTGGTGCCGCCGTTGTCCTGGCCGCCGGTGCCCGGGGTGGCCGTGCCCTGGGTGGGCGGGGCCACGGTCTCGGCGCCGGCCTGGAGCTCCAGGTCGAAGTCGGAGGCCGTGGTGCCCTTCAGGGCGTCCTTGGTGTACTGCGCCCAGATCTCGGTCGGGGCCCCGCCGCCGTTGATGCGCTCCAGCCCGAGCGCGCCGTAGAGCGACTTGTGGGCGGCCGTGACCGGGTCCTGCCCCATCACGGAGACGACGGTGGAGAGGTCGGGGGTGTAGCCCGCGAACCAGGCGGCGGTGTCCTCCTCGGCGGTGCCGGTCTTGCCGGCGGCCGGGCGGCCCGCGGCCTGGGCGGCGGTGGCGGTGCCGTTGTCGACCACGCTCTGCAGGATCGAGGTGGTGGTGTCGGCGGCCTGCCGGCTGACGGCCTGCTTGGTCGCCGACTCCGGCAGCTTGATCTCCTGCGTGCCGTCCCTGGTGACCTTGTCGACCATGGTGTACGTGCCGTGCTTGCCGTGGTTGGCGAGCGTGGCGTAGGCCTCCGCCATGTCGAGGACGCTGGCGGTGGCGGTGCCCAGGGCGATCGACGGGTACGGCTGGAGGTCCTTGGTGTCGGCCGGGATGCCCAGGCCGACGGCGGTCTGCTTGACCTTGGACGGGCCGACGTCGACCGCCATCTGCGCGTACACCGAGTTCACGGAGAGGTCGGTGGCCTTGCGGACGGTGATCTGGCCGTACGACTTCTCGTCCTCGTTCTCCGGTGCGTAGGCGCCGCCGGGCCAGCCCTGGACGGTGCGCTTGTTGGTGCCGTCGTAGTAGGTGTTCGGGGTGATGGGCTGCCCGGACTGGGTGGTGGAGCCGTTGTCGACGGCGGAGGCGAAGACGAACGGCTTGAAGGTGGAGCCGACCTGGAAGTCACCGCGGGTCGCGCCGTTGGTGTACTGCTTCACGTAGTCGATGCCGCCGTACATGGCGACGACCTGGCCGGTCTTCGGGTCGACGGAGGCGCCGCCGGCCCGCACGTAGTTGTCGACCTTGTTGTTCTTGCTCAGCTTCGACATCAGCTTGTCGTCGACCGCCTTGACGAAGGCGTTCTGCCGGCTCTTCTGCAGGGTCGTGGTGATGCGGTAGCCGCCGGCCTCCAGGGCGTCCGAG
Coding sequences within:
- a CDS encoding transglycosylase domain-containing protein, with the translated sequence MSDEPQPQQPNQGGRGPTEPPAAAEEKPTPAQPTAGTKQPEPPAAAEEKTPEAPGPAGTERKPAAEDTQTRQLAAVRVPKARPPVAAEDRNTQDPQSAQSARDGQRTPDGQRTQNAQGGQDTQTRQLAAIRPPRTAAVAAAAPVTPTGTAGATGTAGAEPPGAEPPVAGVQTTGGGNKMKRPKRTGWRRIVPTWRMVLGTFVIGVLLVIGLFFLGYSMVQIPAANTFATKQSNVYLYADGSQLARDGEVNRENVDLSQVSVDAQHAVLAAEDRDFYTESAVDPKAMLRAAWNTATGKGTQSGSTITQQYVKNYYLAQEQTVTRKVKEFFISIKLDRSEPKDQILEGYLNTSYFGRNAYGIQAAAQAYYGKDAIDLDPGRAAYLAALVNAPSEYDVVAHPENKAAAVARWNYVLDGMVKKGWLSESKRAGMTFPMPKQQTVSTGMSGQRGYIVNAVNDYLIKNKIVDSDALEAGGYRITTTLQKSRQNAFVKAVDDKLMSKLSKNNKVDNYVRAGGASVDPKTGQVVAMYGGIDYVKQYTNGATRGDFQVGSTFKPFVFASAVDNGSTTQSGQPITPNTYYDGTNKRTVQGWPGGAYAPENEDEKSYGQITVRKATDLSVNSVYAQMAVDVGPSKVKQTAVGLGIPADTKDLQPYPSIALGTATASVLDMAEAYATLANHGKHGTYTMVDKVTRDGTQEIKLPESATKQAVSRQAADTTTSILQSVVDNGTATAAQAAGRPAAGKTGTAEEDTAAWFAGYTPDLSTVVSVMGQDPVTAAHKSLYGALGLERINGGGAPTEIWAQYTKDALKGTTASDFDLELQAGAETVAPPTQGTATPGTGGQDNGGTTGGNQDNGGTTDGGQDNGGTTDGSTTAGTTDGGTTGGATTDGSTTSGTTTSGTNSGTTTSGTDAGTSTGTTTDGTSTGTTAGDGGGTNNGTTAGDGGGFGFVQ